A segment of the Actinomycetota bacterium genome:
CCGCGAGGATCTACCGGCCGGCGCCCGCCGCTGCTTCGGTGAGCCCGGCAGCCAGTGGATCGGGGCGATGATCGACGCGGTCCTCGAGGAGAGCCTGGCGACCGGGACGGTCGCGATGGACCCGGGGGCGCTGGAGGTGATGCACGAGCTGCGAGCGTTCCTGTTCGAGCGGGTCTACCGGGCCGAGGAGACCGCCCGGAAGAAGCAGGCCGCCACCACGATCATCCGCCAGCTCGTCGACTACCACCTGCAGCACCCCGGCGAGATGCCGTCGTCGTACCGCGACACCGGAGCCGACCCGGTCACCCAGGTGATCGACTACGTGTCGGGGATGACCGATCGGTACGCCCTGGCGCTGCACGACCGCCTGTTCCGGCCGGTCCTCCCCGTCGACGTGCTCGCCCCCTGGACGTCGGCCTGACGTCAGCGCATCAGACGTGTCGGTACGGGTACTAGGACATCGCGTTTTTGGCGGCGTCGCGGGCGCGGTCGAAGACGCCGGCGATCGGTCCGATGCTCAGGCGCACCTCGGGCGTCTGCGGCGTCTTCGGGTGTGGGTGCGTGGGTGCCTGCTCCTTGATCCGGCGGAAGCCCTCCGCCATCTCGTGGAGTCGCTGGCCGCTGAGCTGCGAGCGCAGCTGCGGGTGCTCCTCGCGTTCCTCGTGCTCGGCGTGGCTCAGGACCATGTCGCGTAGCCGACGGAAGGCGTCGAGGAAGTCGGCGCCCTCGGGGTCCATCTTCTCCATGTCCGCCAACAGCCGTTCGGCTTCCTCCTCC
Coding sequences within it:
- a CDS encoding hemerythrin domain-containing protein — translated: MAENDVIDLIRDDHEEIRTLFAQIDKAPANERDELFGRLVHELARHEATEEALVHPTLRDEVPQGEPVATSILNEEEEAERLLADMEKMDPEGADFLDAFRRLRDMVLSHAEHEEREEHPQLRSQLSGQRLHEMAEGFRRIKEQAPTHPHPKTPQTPEVRLSIGPIAGVFDRARDAAKNAMS